The Flavobacterium johnsoniae UW101 genomic interval CCTGATTTTCCAACAGGAACAATAAAATCAAAATCTTCGTAAGATGAGTAAGGATGTGCTACACGAACGTCGTAATCAACTCCGGCTGCACGTAAGTTTGGACCTGTAAATCCGTAAGCCATTGCTTTTTCAGCTGTAATTCCGCCTACGTTTACAGTTCTGTCAAGGAAAATCCTGTTTCTTTCGAATAAGTTTTCGAATTCTTTCCAGGCAGGTGGGAATTCTTCCAGGAATTTGTCTAGTTTTCTGAAAGCTTCTGGAGACCAGTCTCTTTCAAAACCACCAATTCTTCCCATATTTGTAGTCAAACGAGCTCCACAAATTTCTTCGTAGATTTCGTAGATTTTTTCTCTAAATTGAAAAACGTACAAGAAACCTGTATACGCACCAGTATCTACACCTAAGATCGAGTTACAGATAATATGGTCTGTAATACGAGCCAGCTCCATAACGATAACTCTTAAATATTGTGCTCTTTTTGGAACTTCAATACCTAATAGTTTTTCTAATGTCATCCACCATCCCATATTATTAATAGGAGAGGAACAATAGTTCATACGGTCTGTAAGAGGTGTAATTTGATAAAAAGGACGATTTTCGGCGATTTTTTCGAAAGCTCTGTGAATGTAACCAATGGTTGGTTCAGCTTCTAGAATTCTTTCACCATCCATCAATAGGATATTTTGAAAAATACCGTGGGTCGCAGGGTGAGTCGGACCTAAATTCAGAACTGAAAGCTCGCTTCCGTCTTCATTGTGTCGCTCCTTAATTATTTTAGCATAACGATGCTCTGGTGGTAGTAATAGTTCTGACATTTTATAATGTTGAATTATTTAGCAATTTGATACTGTTCTTCCGAAGAATCTGTCGTCTTTGTCAGTTCTTCCGCTGTCTTCCATTGGGAATTCTTTTCTCATTGGGAAAGACACCATTTCATCCATATTTAAAATACGTTTTAACTGCGGGTGGCCAACGAAATTGATTCCGTAAAAATCATACGTTTCTCTTTCCATCCAGTTTGAACTTAAGAAAATATTTGAAATAGTTTTGATCTCTGGTTTTTCACCGTTTAGGTAAACTTTGATTCTAATACGTTTGTTTTCGAACCAATTGTGTAAATGATATACAACTGCAAACTGACGTTCTGATTCGTTATCAGGATAGTGAATGCCGCATAAATCTGTTAAAAAGTGAAATTGCAGTTCAGAATCGTTTTTTAAGAATAGAATCAATGCTGTAATTTTATCAGCAGAAGCTTCTAAAGTAAAAATATCTCTTTCTTCGTGAAAGTTGAAAACATCATTATTAAATGTTTCCGTAAGTTTATTTTGAATCTGGGTGTTTTCTAAAGCCATCTTATGAAATGTTATAGGAAGCTAATAATTCCTGGTATTCTGGTGAACTTCTGCGTCTAACAGATTCGCTTTTTACCAATTCTTGCAGTCTCATTACACCGTCAACAATCTGCTCTGGTCTAGGAGGGCATCCTGGAACGTAAACGTCAACCGGAATAACTTTATCAATTCCTTGTAAAACTGAGTAAGTGTCGAAAACACCACCTGAAGAAGCGCAAGCTCCTACAGCAATTACCCAGCGTGGCTCAGACATTTGTTCGTAAACTTGTCTTAAAATTGGCGCCATTTTTTTAGAAATGGTTCCCATTACCAGCAGCATGTCTGCCTGACGAGGAGAGAAACTCACACGCTCAGAACCAAATCGTGCTAAATCGTAATGTGCTGCCATTGTTGCCATAAACTCAATTCCGCAGCAAGAAGTTGCAAATGGTAAAGGCCAAAGAGAATTCGCGCGTGCCAAACCTACAACATCATTAAGTTTTGTAGCGAAGAATCCTTCACCAGTAAGACCTTCTGGAGGAGACACCATATTTACTTTTGAATCGCTCATTTTATTTTAGATTTCTGATTTTAGATTTTAGATTTTTTAAAATCGTAAAAAGTAAAATCAATTTTTTTAAATCAGTTTTATTTGGTGAGATTAAATTTTAATTCCGGATTTAATCTAAAATCAGAAATCTAAAATTTAAAATCGAATTTATTCCCACTCTAATGCTTTCTTTTTGATAATGTAAAAGAAACCTACAAGAAGAAGTGACATAAAAACAATCATTTTCAACATTCCTTCTATACCAAGATCTTTAAAGTTTACTGCCCATGGGTAAAGGAAAATAACCTCTACATCAAACAACACAAATAAGATTGCAACAAGGAAATATTTTACAGAAAAAGGAATACGGGCATTACCAACAGATTCGATACCGCACTCGAAGTTTTTATCTTTAACCTCTGAGTTTCTTTTTGGGCCTAATTTTCCAGAAATAATGATTGTTCCTACCACAAAACCAACAGCAAGAATTAACTGCATTAAGATAGGAATGTAACTGTATTGATCAGATTGCATAAGCTTAACTTTTTTACTTAAAGAATAAGCCACAAAGATAACTTTCAACGATGTAAATCACAAACTAAAGGGGGATATAAGTAGGCTATGAAACCGCGTTTATATGTAATTTTTATTGATTATAAATAACATTCGGTTTTTTTAATATTTTTTTAAGAATTGGGCAAAAAAAAACGCCCCGATACTTCGGGACGTTTTTAAAACCATTCAGAGGCAAAAAAAATAAATTGCTATATTTTTCTTAGATTACTGCTACTTTAGCAGCAACTTTCCCTTTTCTTCCTTCTTCTTCTTCATAGCTTACACGGTCTCCTTCGCGTAATTCTTCCGCGTTAATTCCTGAAGCGTGAACGAAGATGTCCTTTCCTGTTTCTTCGTCTGTAATGAATCCATAACCTTTAGATTCATTGAAAAATTTTACTGTACCTGTACGCATTGTAATTGTAATAATAATTTATAATAAAACAAATGTAATATTTAAATTCATACAAAAGACATATACCTGTTAAAATTTTGTAAAAATTATTGATTTACAGTGTTTTTACGTGGTTTATTGCGTCAATTTGTTTATAAAACACCAATATTTGAGAATCATTAATTGTAAGAATATAAAAAAAGGCAAATTGTAGGAATTTGATAAAACCAAAAATGAATGTTTTAGGATTATTTTTACAGTTTTAAACAAAATAGAAAAGCGGCTGATGTTTTCAGCCGCTTTTTTGTATCTAAACTCTATAATATTTATATAGAATCAATTTTAATGTGTAATTCTTTCAATTGAGCATCGTCGATTGCAGCAGGTGCATCAATCATTACATCACGTCCGGAATTGTTTTTAGGGAAGGCAATAAAATCTCTAATAGTTTCCTGACCTCCTAAAATAGCAACTAATCTATCTAAACCAAATGCTAAACCACCATGAGGCGGTGCTCCAAACTGGAAAGCATCCATTAAGAAACCAAATTGCGCTTTTGCTTCTTCTTCGGTAAATCCTAAATATTTGAACATTAATTGCTGCGTTGCCTTATCGTGAATACGAATAGAACCACCGCCAATTTCGTTTCCGTTTAAAACCATATCATAAGCGTTTGCACGAACTTTTCCTGGTTCTGTTTCTAACAATGCCATGTCTTCTGGCTTTGGAGAAGTAAACGGGTGGTGCATTGCGTGGTAACGACCGCTTTCTTCGTCAAGCTCTAATAATGGGAAATCTACAACCCATAATGGAGCAAATTCCTCTGGGTTACGTAATCCTAAACGAGTTGCCAATTCCATACGTAAAGCAGAAAGCTGAGCTCTTGTTTTGTTTGCCGGACCAGAAAGTACAAAAATCATGTCGCCGGGATTTGCTTCTGTAGCTTTTGCCCATTTTGCTAAATCATCATTATCGTAGAATTTATCTACAGATGATTTGTATGTTCCGTCTTCGTTGCATTTTACATAAACCATTCCAGATGCGCCAACTTGAGGACGTTTTACCCAGTCAATTAACCCGTCGATTTCTTTACGAGTATAATTTCCTGCTCCTGGAACAGCAATTCCGACAACTAATTCAGCTGCATTAAATACAGGGAATTCTTTATGCTGCGCAAATTCGTTTAACTCACCAAATTTCATCCCAAAACGAATGTCCGGTTTGTCATTTCCGTATGTTTTCATGGCATAGTCGTAAGTAATTCTTGGGAATTTATCTACTTCAATACCTTTAATTTCTTTTAATAAATGTCTTGTCAAACCTTCAAAAACATTCAAAATGTCTTCTTGCTCCACAAATGCCATTTCGCAGTCGATCTGAGTAAACTCAGGCTGACGGTCTGCACGCAAATCTTCGTCACGGAAACATTTCACGATTTGGAAATATTTATCCATACCACCAACCATCAAAAGCTGTTTGAAAGTTTGCGGCGATTGCGGTAATGCATAAAATTGTCCTTCGTTCATACGGCTTGGTACAACGAAATCTCTTGCTCCTTCTGGAGTTGATTTGATTAAATAAGGTGTTTCAACTTCGCAGAAATCTAAATCAGAAAGATATTTACGAACTTCCATTGCCACTTTGTGACGGAACAATAAACTGTTTTTTACAGGATTTCTACGAATATCCAAATAACGGTATTTCATTCTGATATCTTCACCTCCGTCAGTTTCATCTTCAATTGTAAATGGAGGAGTTAAAGCAGTGTTTAGAATCGTTAATTCAGAAACTAAAATTTCGATTTCACCAGTCGGGATGTTTTTGTTTTTAGCTTCACGCTCAATAACAGTTCCTTTTACCTGAATTACAAATTCACGTCCAAGTGTTTTTGCTAATTCAAAAACAGTTTTATCAGTACGACTTTCGTCGAAAATAAGTTGTGTAATTCCATAACGGTCGCGTAAATCGACCCAATTCATAAATCCTTTATCACGTGATTTTTGAACCCAGCCCGCAAGTGTAACTTCGGTATTAATATTTGAAGCGTTTAATTCGCCGCAATTATGACTTCTATACATAATCTCAATTTTAGACTGCAAAAGTAAATACAAAATTCAAGATAATATAGTAAAGTGGTAAACTTGATACGTATAATTTTAAATATTTTGTTAATTCTGAAATTTCGAAGCTGTTATTTCTTTAGATTTGAATCACTAAAAACAAACTTTAAATAGTATGAAAAAACTTTTTGTTACGGGTCTGTTGATTTTTAGTGCTTTGAATGTTATAGGTCAAGCCAAAAATCAAATAAAATTTACAGCTAAAATCGATAATAGAAA includes:
- a CDS encoding NADH-quinone oxidoreductase subunit C, with protein sequence MALENTQIQNKLTETFNNDVFNFHEERDIFTLEASADKITALILFLKNDSELQFHFLTDLCGIHYPDNESERQFAVVYHLHNWFENKRIRIKVYLNGEKPEIKTISNIFLSSNWMERETYDFYGINFVGHPQLKRILNMDEMVSFPMRKEFPMEDSGRTDKDDRFFGRTVSNC
- a CDS encoding NADH-quinone oxidoreductase subunit A; its protein translation is MQSDQYSYIPILMQLILAVGFVVGTIIISGKLGPKRNSEVKDKNFECGIESVGNARIPFSVKYFLVAILFVLFDVEVIFLYPWAVNFKDLGIEGMLKMIVFMSLLLVGFFYIIKKKALEWE
- a CDS encoding NADH-quinone oxidoreductase subunit B; the protein is MSDSKVNMVSPPEGLTGEGFFATKLNDVVGLARANSLWPLPFATSCCGIEFMATMAAHYDLARFGSERVSFSPRQADMLLVMGTISKKMAPILRQVYEQMSEPRWVIAVGACASSGGVFDTYSVLQGIDKVIPVDVYVPGCPPRPEQIVDGVMRLQELVKSESVRRRSSPEYQELLASYNIS
- the aspS gene encoding aspartate--tRNA ligase, whose product is MYRSHNCGELNASNINTEVTLAGWVQKSRDKGFMNWVDLRDRYGITQLIFDESRTDKTVFELAKTLGREFVIQVKGTVIEREAKNKNIPTGEIEILVSELTILNTALTPPFTIEDETDGGEDIRMKYRYLDIRRNPVKNSLLFRHKVAMEVRKYLSDLDFCEVETPYLIKSTPEGARDFVVPSRMNEGQFYALPQSPQTFKQLLMVGGMDKYFQIVKCFRDEDLRADRQPEFTQIDCEMAFVEQEDILNVFEGLTRHLLKEIKGIEVDKFPRITYDYAMKTYGNDKPDIRFGMKFGELNEFAQHKEFPVFNAAELVVGIAVPGAGNYTRKEIDGLIDWVKRPQVGASGMVYVKCNEDGTYKSSVDKFYDNDDLAKWAKATEANPGDMIFVLSGPANKTRAQLSALRMELATRLGLRNPEEFAPLWVVDFPLLELDEESGRYHAMHHPFTSPKPEDMALLETEPGKVRANAYDMVLNGNEIGGGSIRIHDKATQQLMFKYLGFTEEEAKAQFGFLMDAFQFGAPPHGGLAFGLDRLVAILGGQETIRDFIAFPKNNSGRDVMIDAPAAIDDAQLKELHIKIDSI
- a CDS encoding cold-shock protein, with amino-acid sequence MRTGTVKFFNESKGYGFITDEETGKDIFVHASGINAEELREGDRVSYEEEEGRKGKVAAKVAVI
- a CDS encoding NADH-quinone oxidoreductase subunit D — encoded protein: MSELLLPPEHRYAKIIKERHNEDGSELSVLNLGPTHPATHGIFQNILLMDGERILEAEPTIGYIHRAFEKIAENRPFYQITPLTDRMNYCSSPINNMGWWMTLEKLLGIEVPKRAQYLRVIVMELARITDHIICNSILGVDTGAYTGFLYVFQFREKIYEIYEEICGARLTTNMGRIGGFERDWSPEAFRKLDKFLEEFPPAWKEFENLFERNRIFLDRTVNVGGITAEKAMAYGFTGPNLRAAGVDYDVRVAHPYSSYEDFDFIVPVGKSGDTYDRFCVRNAEVWESLSIIRQALEKMPAGNEYHAEVPDYYLPPKEDVYNSMESLIYHFKIVMGEVPVPVSEIYHAVEGGNGELGFYLATDGSRTPYRLHFRRPCFIYYQAFPEMIKGALLSDAIIILSSLNVIAGELDA